One Cytophagia bacterium CHB2 DNA window includes the following coding sequences:
- a CDS encoding YgiT-type zinc finger protein has translation MLLKITTCPTCGSNKIKMVKRNWTGNFQGRAYIVPALEFYKCPNCSEEVYDRDAMRKIESYSPAYAKARKRRKAA, from the coding sequence ATGTTGCTAAAAATCACAACCTGCCCAACTTGCGGTAGCAACAAAATCAAAATGGTCAAGCGAAATTGGACCGGCAATTTTCAAGGCCGGGCTTATATCGTTCCCGCGTTGGAATTTTATAAGTGCCCAAATTGCAGCGAGGAAGTCTACGATCGCGACGCCATGCGCAAGATCGAATCTTATTCGCCGGCGTATGCCAAAGCGCGCAAACGTAGAAAAGCGGCATAA
- a CDS encoding DUF433 domain-containing protein codes for MQNLQRITFDPNVMGGKPCIRGQRVLALSQSFA; via the coding sequence ATGCAAAATCTTCAACGCATAACATTCGATCCGAACGTGATGGGTGGAAAGCCCTGCATTCGCGGACAGCGAGTCCTTGCGCTCTCGCAGTCCTTTGCGTGA
- a CDS encoding MHS family MFS transporter, giving the protein MKMPPKPAASSAIHEYKIGHVIAASSAGTMIEWYDFYLYGTLAVFFSTLFYPTDNPTAAFLASLATFGAGFAVRPFGAVVFGRVGDLVGRKYAFLVTLTIMGGATTAVGLLPTYDQIGIAAPIILVILRLLQGLALGGEYGGAATYVAEHAPDHQRGYYTSYIQTTATLGFFLALAVVLATRLGVGEEAFKTWGWRIPFLLSSLLLGLSLYIRVKLRESPLFAKLKDAGKTSKAPIKDSFGNKRNWKLILLALFGATAGQAVVWYTGQFYALFFMQTALKIDYVTSYIIIAIALALATPFFIVFGKLSDTIGRKKIMMAGCLISALTYVPIYKAMHHFADPINHVMLVLLVFIQVIYVTMVYGPIAAFLVELFPAKIRYTSMSLPYHLGNGEFGGFTPLIASAIVAATGNIYAGLAYPIAIALMTFIIGSLYLPETNHVRIWDEVDT; this is encoded by the coding sequence ATGAAAATGCCGCCCAAGCCCGCCGCGTCCAGCGCGATTCACGAATACAAAATTGGCCACGTCATCGCCGCATCTTCCGCCGGCACGATGATCGAGTGGTATGATTTCTATCTCTACGGCACGCTCGCGGTTTTCTTTTCGACCCTGTTTTATCCAACCGACAATCCGACGGCTGCGTTTCTCGCCAGCTTGGCCACGTTCGGAGCGGGCTTTGCCGTGCGGCCGTTTGGCGCGGTGGTGTTCGGCCGTGTCGGCGATTTGGTCGGACGCAAATATGCGTTCCTCGTCACGCTCACCATTATGGGCGGCGCGACCACAGCCGTTGGCTTGTTACCGACCTACGATCAAATCGGCATTGCCGCGCCGATAATTTTGGTGATTTTGCGCTTGCTGCAAGGCTTGGCGCTGGGCGGTGAATACGGCGGCGCCGCAACTTATGTTGCTGAGCATGCGCCGGATCATCAGCGCGGCTACTACACCAGCTACATTCAAACCACGGCCACGCTCGGTTTTTTTCTTGCGCTCGCCGTGGTGTTGGCTACGCGGCTCGGCGTCGGCGAGGAGGCCTTCAAAACCTGGGGCTGGAGAATTCCGTTTTTACTTTCCTCATTGTTGCTGGGCTTGTCGCTTTATATCCGGGTGAAGCTGCGCGAATCGCCGCTGTTTGCCAAGCTCAAAGATGCCGGTAAAACTTCCAAAGCGCCGATCAAAGACAGCTTCGGCAACAAGCGCAACTGGAAGCTGATTTTGCTCGCGCTGTTTGGCGCGACCGCCGGGCAGGCAGTGGTGTGGTATACCGGCCAATTCTATGCGCTCTTCTTTATGCAAACCGCCCTCAAGATCGATTATGTGACATCATACATTATCATCGCGATTGCCCTGGCCCTGGCAACGCCGTTCTTCATCGTTTTTGGCAAGCTCTCGGACACGATCGGGCGCAAGAAAATCATGATGGCCGGCTGCCTGATCTCCGCCCTCACGTATGTTCCGATTTACAAAGCGATGCACCATTTCGCCGATCCCATAAATCACGTCATGCTGGTGCTGCTGGTTTTCATTCAAGTGATTTACGTGACCATGGTCTACGGGCCGATTGCCGCGTTTCTCGTGGAGTTGTTTCCGGCAAAGATTCGTTATACCTCGATGTCGCTGCCCTATCATCTCGGCAACGGCGAGTTCGGCGGCTTCACGCCGTTGATCGCCTCGGCAATCGTGGCCGCTACCGGCAATATTTATGCGGGCCTGGCGTATCCGATAGCCATCGCGCTGATGACCTTCATCATCGGCTCGCTTTATCTGCCGGAAACGAATCACGTTCGTATTTGGGATGAGGTGGACACGTGA
- a CDS encoding GNAT family N-acetyltransferase, translated as MLIREIQPSDRAEWQRMRCALWPDGEDDHELEIGDYFHQNERKAAVFVVEREDGALGGFLETSIRYYADGCETRNVGYIEGWYVDPDLRLQSLGRGLVEAAEQWAREQGCREMASDCELSNEISLQAHLAIGYEEVERAIHFRKAL; from the coding sequence ATGCTTATCCGAGAAATACAACCCTCCGATCGTGCCGAATGGCAACGCATGCGCTGCGCCCTCTGGCCCGACGGAGAAGACGATCACGAGCTTGAGATCGGCGATTATTTCCATCAAAATGAGCGGAAGGCTGCGGTTTTCGTTGTTGAACGTGAGGACGGCGCGCTCGGCGGTTTTCTCGAAACGAGCATACGCTACTACGCCGACGGCTGCGAAACGCGCAATGTCGGGTACATCGAAGGCTGGTATGTTGATCCTGATCTGCGCTTGCAATCCCTCGGGCGCGGCCTCGTCGAAGCCGCCGAGCAATGGGCGCGCGAACAGGGTTGCCGCGAAATGGCCAGCGATTGTGAATTGAGCAACGAGATCAGTTTGCAGGCGCATCTTGCGATTGGTTATGAAGAAGTCGAGCGCGCCATTCATTTTCGGAAAGCCTTGTAG